CTGCCAAGAGAAATAAATCAATGGTTCAAGTAAAGGACTGTGTAGTAGAGGGTGACACTGGAATGAAACTTCAGttctgtcctgtcaaaaatgttcctgtcccatcccatgaaagagtcatcatttccagtcccgtcccgtcccatcccatagggcagcagtgtggagtagtggttagggctctggactcttgaccggagggttgtgggttcagtcccaggtgggggacactgctgttgtacccttgagcaaggtactttacctagattgctccagtaaaaacccaactgtataaatgggtaattgtatgtaaaaataatgtgatatttgtataatgtgatatcttgtaacaattgtaagtcgccctggataagggcgtctgctaagaaataaataataataataataataataataataatgaaagagtaaccatttccaatcctgtcccatcccatcccatgaaatagtcatcatttccaatcctgtcccgtCCCGTCCCATGAAATActcatcatttccaatcctgtcctgtCCCATTTTTTTCCTGTcccgtaacttttttttttttttccccaattcctatcccatcctgtcctgtcaaaaaaaaatcccttcccatcccatcccatcccatcccgtgataAATAGAGATCAGCTgttatttggaggtacagatattttcgtattcatgtataaaattagggtttacagggttttgcattaaacacatCTGGTttactactagtaatttgtttttgttttttcagaaaaaaatacagtgcaagcacagggtctttataagcacaatgtccaatctaatgatgtaatatataaattctgtaatacaaaaacaattgttttagagttttgtgcggcagtttcagtttctaaattgGTTACTAAGCAACCAGGCTCAGATTTTAGTATTCAGTGTCACAATAAACTGTCGGTGAAATAATACAGTATAAAGAactattaattcattaaaaaaaaaaaaaaaaaaaaaaaaaaaacgtagtgCCGAAGCAGTACCTCCAAAAACAGTAGCTGCTATGGCCAAACcgtagcctttgacatctctgcattatgatttgcacatccttaatatactgtacatatgtatagagagagagagagatgtcaaATACAcgccagtagcaatccacagcgttcAGTTATTCTGCTCGTATCAGTAATTCATGTATCagtattgttaactaaaggactgacataactgTACAATTATGGGTATGTAACGGGGGGGGggtctgtgctgactcttctggtgcgttcatagtgctgcaggaagagggcagtcgtgccagtgacacagagaggtgggagagagggtgtgtggagtttccctctctctgattggctgagaagcAGGCATTGgtgggattgctgaccctataaaatcacgttctgttgttccctcagctctgcccaTGTACGACGACACAACGAGTCAGCGGGAGCTCTGCTCCAGGACCGAGCACAgctggaaaaagaaagaaatgaaaagaaacccaaagagaagaaaaaaaatactggtagcggggaaaccttgggcagaccccataagtaCATaaaaagcaggctgagggagcggtgACGCGTAGGACagggacccgggccgtgcgggcaGCGACAGCCGGGGTAACGCTgccaagtgcagcaccttttctttgtagtttttgattactgtttattttctctttttgattttgccttttgttattattatttgagagcacctgcgagtgcgtcAGCGGGACTGTTTACGtgtgggtatttctgtggtcttgtctaccatcgctggtattcaggccacggacaacagcgccctctgcgggctaaaaaccaacacttgaaaataaaagaaaaaaaagcaaaccaaGAGTCATAAATAAAACTGGGTACATGTGTGGTGTTTCAGGTACACCCTCCTGTCTctcgtgtcagtgaatacccacacccttccacagggtaatatgaaatattttaagtatcaatctatgttaaacaTAAGGATGTTTATTAACCACTCCGTGTTGCCCAGACGCTGATTCTCCGCGGACATATGCTGTCCCTCCGTCCACGCTGGTGTTGTCAgagtctctctccgagtttgaacCTTCTTATTCAGAGGCATACGGCTTGAATTGAAACGgaagacaatccctgttttctctctctacatcagatccatcactacataattcatATTCATAAGGGGTGTCTGAAACCTGATAAAATTAGgttactctcactttcactgtcgctgtcatccatactggcagatgcaaggagcctgaggtcacagtcttctggccccacaccaggaaatggaggTCGCCCTCtgtatttccgggtattatttgattcattgtagtgagattaaacataatttggtaaaattaatgtgattttatatgttcaagtgagacctgttaatattattttgtttgtttatggtaacagtcagGTTCCATGTCATAGACTCTTTTACAACTTTAAAAAGCAAACACAcacttcctgtctgctggtgggAGAGTACTCTTGTTCCTTCCCATTCCTGGAAGCTTCAATCCCGTTCTTGTCCATCCTGagaggttgattttttttttatttcccggtcCCGCCTGttcccgtgagcttcactcctgtaccatcccgTCCTGCAAAATTGAACACCGTTTTTTTCCTGTACCGCGGGAATCCCGTGGGAGTCCTGTCTTCAAGTCACTCTCCACTGTGTAGCAAAAAGTGAACCTAAACTTACCTTAATAAGTGTACCTAAACTTACCTTAATAAGTGAACCTAAACTTACCTGTTCCTGTTCGGACCAGAGGGGCGCTATCTTCTCTTGTGGAGACAGATCCAAAACCTGGAGATACTCACCTGGATTCCTGAAAGGAGCAAAACTACTGTTACTACACAGAGACCTGCGGATTACAAAATGACTGGGTATCGCAATACTTACCTTGAGTGGACCTGGACCTGAGGACCTCAGAAGGGTGATCAAAGTAGATCGGTGGTATAGAAAAGGGCCCAAGTGGtcaggttttcttttatttattttccttctcaAAGAACGTCTCGCTGTGCGCTTACGTCACAAAATTGATCAAAGGTGCTCAAGAGGTCAACGCTCATTCCATTTATGGTCTTACTATTGGCAAACTTTTTATTTCTCCTCAAATTTTGACTTAGTCAGAGGTATACATGTCATGGGGAAGTGAATGCATAAATAGTTATCGAACAATGTTATGGGTTATGTAAATAGTTACTGGAAAAAAGGTCTTCATATGGAGACAGATTACTACTGTCTCTCCCGTGGGACATTCCTTTATCTGGAGCACCATCATTTGGGACCTGAAATTACTGAAATGGGGTAGTAGGAGGATAAAATGCTATTGGGATACCTTAGCGGATTAGAGAAAATCGTGTTATGTAATATATAACACTTCGTGGTCaatgtacttgttgggatgtttaaaaaaaaaaaaaaaaagtttactgtttTAGAAGCATTTCAAATTTCCCTGTCAAATCTAGTAAttttgctaacctagtttgctgtttaccatatttacacatctttttagattttaaatgctatattaaaaaaaagttaaacagttAATCTTTTAAACTATACTTTTTCGTGACGTGTATGTTTCTCCAACATTAAGTATAtagtagaaataaacaaaagaaaaaaacattttgtgtttgcagaatttgatggagcctactgtaaatagaaaaacagtaaaaaatgcagagaaagTTGACAGGTTATACAAGTCCTTAAGAATCTGGGGTTCAGCCGTTACAAAACTGAAGAACATCAAGAAAAACCTGAAttgcacaaagcagcagtaatagttggcaatgatttaatatctgtgatgcaacaaactaaaacacctgcacATCAGAAGctggattcagcttatagagaaagagtggaaaaagcaggcagaagctatttttatatctgaataactcccaagtattgcttattatagttgtactcttagtatgttacttaaatttactcgcaaatgtgttccaaactgctcTAAatgaaacatttccttaaagtatgttatacatttgttgaggtgaggtggagTCACAGAACCGTTtatgtatcttgaagaatttagtgaaccagtccagctacaaggctagacctgcccctgttaatcactgattgattgattgtgttcactattaaataaaaccaaaatcctacaagttatattctactttgttgtgtgtgttttgtgtgacggggaggggccagtagatttttaagaacaagtagatttttttctagcattttgtcccttagacaacaatgtgttttatttgtttgtttttttaaaattgcacacccctgtaagTGTGGTAGTGATATTAAATCCAATCGGGTTGCTCAGCATCACCAGAAGCAGCATTTGAGTACAGTACCTGCATGTAAATCTGATCTACTTCTATTTctcaaagtgatattaagtgtgGTAGAAATCAGTGACTGGTAAATGTGAGTGATATTTACCGGAGTGTTAATAATCAGTGATATTATTAGACTCTTGTCCTCATTGACACCCACTATATTCAATATGGTGATAGTAAACGGAGGctgacattaacaggagtgatattaagcaggtttgactgtattctctCAATATGCAGTCATCAGAGTTCACTGTAGCAGTTGTTCATGTTTATGACATGGAgccctgcagaagagtgaatgtggaagaatgctgtacaataacctttgtctctcttctctttcttttagCTTCTatagtagatgaaggagaacacgactccactccatcACCGCACTGCAAAAACTCTTCTAATGGCAAACCACagcacaagaaacacagagagaccACACTCCAAGAAGAAAAtgtgaagaaattgaaaactcATTCAGTTAAAATTCCTTCTTTTCATGACAGACAaccacttactgtggagagtacagagacggcACATTCTGTATGgtttaacaattctgaaacccagggcaacttgaagaccttgcctcattctGTTACAGGTGTGAAGAGTTTCTGTCAATTAGGCTCTCTaaaaactcacaagggaaatcacACAGGAGGGACTCCATTGtcctgtgctgtttgtgggaagagtttcaaacaTTTATCacatcttaaaagacaccagctaactcacacaggagagaaaccttatcactgcactgagtgtgggaagagattcagtcagttaaatgaccttaaaagacaccagcgtgttcacacaggagagaaacctttttgctgccctgtgtgtgggaagagtttcacgctGTTAGGAAATCTTCAATCACACAGGCGCATTCACACAgaagagaaaccttatcactgtagtgtgtgtggaaagagtttcagtttTTTAGCAAATTTTAAAATCCACCAGCACATTCACTAGGGGTGGGTTAGAGAACtcgaaataattataattacttgAGCACTAATTTATTACTTGAGtacttgaaaaaaatgtaaataacatctCTTCATGAATGCAAGTTCAATATAATCTAGTGACCCAGTCAGTTCAGGTTGGCAGACT
The sequence above is a segment of the Acipenser ruthenus chromosome 7, fAciRut3.2 maternal haplotype, whole genome shotgun sequence genome. Coding sequences within it:
- the LOC131737473 gene encoding zinc finger protein 252-like, with protein sequence MDVSISVSFFQDELASTIEHAVKAAVDTVLCEITKVVGSKFSEFQMEMSGKEKENEILKLRLEISESELKAVRECMNAGGADIKQTLIFQDPTESHAIPESEAQEGPQIGADYTQEESFDQEWCASLMQVTELTCIKDEEVPQQECVSIKEEFIEQECVPIAEEVPYENNVYTLEENNKLGSNLCDDRPSECELGFRASIVDEGEHDSTPSPHCKNSSNGKPQHKKHRETTLQEENVKKLKTHSVKIPSFHDRQPLTVESTETAHSVWFNNSETQGNLKTLPHSVTGVKSFCQLGSLKTHKGNHTGGTPLSCAVCGKSFKHLSHLKRHQLTHTGEKPYHCTECGKRFSQLNDLKRHQRVHTGEKPFCCPVCGKSFTLLGNLQSHRRIHTEEKPYHCSVCGKSFSFLANFKIHQHIH